One window of Globicephala melas chromosome 2, mGloMel1.2, whole genome shotgun sequence genomic DNA carries:
- the LOC115862822 gene encoding small ubiquitin-related modifier 1-like isoform X2 has protein sequence MSDQEAKPSTEDLGDKKEGEYIKLKVTGQESNEIYFRVKMTTHLKKLKESYCQRQLGIEGEDVIEVYQEQTGGHSTV, from the exons ATGTCTGACCAGGAGGCAAAACCTTCAACTGAGGATTTGGGGGATAAGAAGGAAGGAGAATATATTAAACTCAAAGTCACAGGACAGGAGAGCAATGAGATTTACTTCAGAGTGAAAATGACAACACATCTCAAGAAACTCAAAGAATCATACTGTCAAAGAC AACTGGGAATAGAGGGAGAAGATGTGATTGAAGTTTATCAGGAACAAACAGGGGGTCATTCAACAGTttag
- the LOC115862822 gene encoding small ubiquitin-related modifier 1-like isoform X1 encodes MSDQEAKPSTEDLGDKKEGEYIKLKVTGQESNEIYFRVKMTTHLKKLKESYCQRHEVPMNSLRFLLEGQRITDNHTPKELGIEGEDVIEVYQEQTGGHSTV; translated from the coding sequence ATGTCTGACCAGGAGGCAAAACCTTCAACTGAGGATTTGGGGGATAAGAAGGAAGGAGAATATATTAAACTCAAAGTCACAGGACAGGAGAGCAATGAGATTTACTTCAGAGTGAAAATGACAACACATCTCAAGAAACTCAAAGAATCATACTGTCAAAGACACGAAGTTCCCATGAATTCACTCAGGTTTCTCCTTGAAGGTCAGAGAATTACTGATAATCATACTCCAAAAGAACTGGGAATAGAGGGAGAAGATGTGATTGAAGTTTATCAGGAACAAACAGGGGGTCATTCAACAGTttag